The proteins below are encoded in one region of Hordeum vulgare subsp. vulgare chromosome 3H, MorexV3_pseudomolecules_assembly, whole genome shotgun sequence:
- the LOC123442620 gene encoding F-box protein GID2-like, with translation MKRASDSPAGRDPRAPPPASCAGGDSSEPANKKQRRTSSSTQPPPPEQPRQAPDLGEDVVFEVLRRAEAPTLAAAACVSRGWRVLAQDERLWEAACVREWAGLGFSEHLLRAVVLLLGGFRRAHAVSINARRRFGGDCGNWHGVRAPGQGRRRPAPWTEDEHRLFLLGLKKYGKGDWRNISRNFVRTRTPTQVASHAQKYFIRLSLGARRPSIHDITAVHPPSPSQ, from the exons ATGAAGCGCGCTTCCGATTCCCCGGCTGGTCGTGATCCCCGGGCTCCTCCTCCCGCTTCCTGTGCCGGCGGCGACTCCAGCGAGCCAGCCAACAAGAAGCAGCGGCGGACCTCCAGCTCGACCCAGCCGCCTCCACCGGAGCAGCCGAGACAGGCGCCGGACCTGGGCGAGGACGTGGTGTTCGAGGTGCTGCGGCGGGCGGAGGCGCCGACGCTGGCCGCCGCGGCGTGCGTGAGCCGGGGCTGGCGGGTCCTCGCGCAGGACGAGCGGCTGTGGGAGGCCGCGTGCGTGCGGGAGTGGGCGGGCCTCGGCTTCTCGGAACACCTGCTCCGCGCCGTCGTGCTCTTGCTCGGCGGCTTCCGCCGCGCGCACGCCGTCTCCATCAACGCCCGACGGCGGTTCGGCGGCGACTGCGGAAACTGGCACGGCGTGCGGGCGCCGGgacaggggaggaggcggccggcgccgTGGACCGAGGACGAGCATAG GTTGTTCCTCTTAGGCCTGAAGAAGTACGGCAAAGGGGACTGGAGGAACATTTCGCGCAACTTCGTGCGGACGAGGACGCCAACGCAGGTGGCCAGCCACGCACAGAAGTACTTCATCAGGCTCAGCTTGGGGGCGAGGAGGCCGAGCATCCACGACATCACCGCAGTTCACCCTCCCTCGCCGTCCCAGTAA